From Kineosporia succinea, the proteins below share one genomic window:
- a CDS encoding FUSC family protein: MPVGAAARGAAALTLPLLLGVWTGSTTLAVIAAVGALWGVGQDGADPYRARSHRLLALAAAAAAGLLAGELALRTGHGAVVAVCLVAAGFVSGLVSPYGRVASVGGMHFLLGAVIGSGIPVPGPFWQAPLALSAGTLLVLAMSVTPWLWARHEIEKAAVRAVYRSAARALQSAGTPGAEDARRHLSEALDHAHEVMAPHLAHGSRSGPDSGTGRLVRAFHLAVPLGEAVTTLLWEGHPLTPEVTGAPRRMEQRLFSGTEALPATPHFAPGTPGERALATVCVASGTGPVADVPLQTPARPWATRAAHLRYASLLALCVLITQLIATATDAPRGYWLPMTVAFVYKPDFGPVFSRSLHRCLGTVAGVAAIGAVVLVTDARWALIAAVAVFGALMAVGVRHHYAVATTGLTGVVFVLLDLLGDHRALYLPRILDTAIAAVVVLAVHFVFWPRSASDRAQAQTGAALAAAERYRALAPEAPPAQRHALRRAAYQQLGEARRATAQARREPTGALPAQWEETITAAEQMCDAVTAKALPR, from the coding sequence ATGCCCGTCGGAGCCGCCGCCCGGGGAGCCGCCGCGCTCACCCTGCCCCTGCTGCTGGGCGTCTGGACCGGCTCGACCACCCTGGCCGTGATCGCCGCCGTCGGCGCGCTGTGGGGCGTCGGCCAGGACGGCGCCGACCCCTACCGAGCCCGCTCGCACCGCCTGCTCGCACTGGCCGCGGCCGCCGCGGCCGGCCTGCTCGCCGGCGAACTGGCGCTGCGCACCGGGCACGGGGCCGTGGTCGCGGTCTGCCTGGTGGCCGCCGGTTTCGTCTCGGGTCTGGTCAGCCCCTACGGACGCGTGGCCTCCGTGGGCGGGATGCACTTCCTTCTCGGGGCGGTCATCGGCAGCGGCATCCCGGTCCCCGGCCCGTTCTGGCAGGCCCCGCTGGCCCTGTCCGCCGGGACCCTGCTGGTGCTGGCCATGTCCGTGACCCCGTGGCTGTGGGCCCGCCACGAGATCGAGAAGGCCGCGGTGCGCGCCGTGTACCGCAGCGCCGCACGGGCCCTGCAGAGCGCGGGCACCCCCGGCGCCGAGGACGCCCGCCGCCACCTGAGCGAGGCCCTCGACCACGCCCACGAAGTGATGGCACCCCACCTGGCCCACGGCAGCCGCTCCGGGCCGGACTCCGGGACCGGGCGACTGGTGCGGGCTTTCCACCTGGCCGTGCCGCTGGGCGAGGCGGTGACGACCCTGCTGTGGGAAGGCCATCCGCTCACCCCCGAGGTCACCGGCGCGCCCCGGCGCATGGAGCAGCGCCTCTTCTCCGGGACCGAGGCCCTGCCCGCCACCCCGCACTTCGCCCCCGGCACCCCGGGCGAACGCGCCCTGGCCACCGTCTGCGTGGCCAGCGGCACCGGACCGGTGGCCGACGTCCCCCTGCAGACCCCCGCCCGCCCGTGGGCGACCCGCGCCGCCCACCTGCGCTACGCGTCCCTGCTCGCGCTCTGCGTCCTGATCACCCAGCTGATCGCGACCGCCACCGACGCACCCCGCGGCTACTGGCTGCCGATGACCGTCGCCTTCGTCTACAAACCGGACTTCGGGCCGGTGTTCAGCCGCAGCCTGCACCGCTGCCTGGGCACCGTGGCGGGCGTGGCCGCCATCGGCGCCGTGGTGCTGGTGACCGACGCACGATGGGCCCTGATCGCCGCGGTCGCGGTCTTCGGCGCCCTGATGGCCGTCGGCGTGCGCCACCACTACGCCGTCGCCACGACCGGGCTGACCGGCGTGGTCTTCGTGCTGCTGGACCTGCTCGGCGACCACCGAGCCCTGTACCTGCCACGCATCCTCGACACCGCGATCGCGGCCGTGGTGGTGCTGGCCGTGCACTTCGTGTTCTGGCCCCGCTCGGCCTCCGACCGGGCACAGGCCCAGACCGGGGCCGCGCTCGCCGCCGCCGAGCGCTACCGGGCCCTGGCGCCCGAAGCCCCGCCGGCCCAGCGGCACGCGCTGCGGAGGGCGGCCTACCAGCAGCTCGGCGAGGCCCGCCGGGCCACCGCCCAGGCCCGCCGCGAACCCACCGGGGCGCTGCCCGCGCAGTGGGAGGAGACGATCACGGCGGCCGAGCAGATGTGCGACGCGGTGACGGCGAAAGCCCTGCCGCGCTGA
- a CDS encoding xanthine dehydrogenase small subunit: MHTTRNVTVNGGPVPLTGVAPHTSALDLLRSQGLLGAKEGCAEGECGACAVLVARPGVAAETEWTAINACLVPAADLADQEVRTVEGLGTPGDLHPVQAELAGRGGSQCGYCTPGFVCSMAAEYYRPDRGEHFDLHALSGNLCRCTGYRPIRDAAQALGQPPAADALVARCAQAPPTLSSLEQGAFLRPVTLEAALRLLAERDDLTVVAGSTDLGVDVNLKGFRPAALLSIAHLDELRTFSVSGEAVEIGAALTLSEAERRLGDTVPLLSRLIPQFASRLIRNSATFGGSLGTASPIGDLAPVLLALDATLVLASARGTREVPVRDYFTGYRTSVRSRDEIIAALRIPLPAPAHVAFQKIAKRKFDDISSVAVAIAIDVEGGVVSRARIGLGGIAATPIRALATEATLIDRPWNRETIEAAAPVLAGEGTPMSDHRASSAYRSAMLGEALRRFGAEEMLEVS; encoded by the coding sequence ATGCACACCACCCGAAATGTCACCGTCAACGGCGGCCCCGTCCCGCTGACCGGGGTCGCCCCGCACACCTCCGCCCTTGATCTTCTGCGCTCGCAGGGGCTTCTCGGCGCCAAGGAGGGCTGTGCCGAGGGCGAGTGCGGTGCCTGCGCCGTCCTGGTGGCCCGTCCGGGCGTGGCCGCGGAGACCGAGTGGACCGCGATCAACGCCTGCCTGGTGCCGGCCGCGGATCTGGCCGACCAGGAGGTCCGCACGGTCGAGGGCCTCGGCACACCCGGCGACCTGCATCCGGTGCAGGCCGAGCTGGCCGGGCGCGGCGGTTCGCAGTGCGGTTACTGCACGCCCGGCTTCGTGTGCAGCATGGCCGCCGAGTACTACCGTCCCGATCGCGGCGAGCACTTCGACCTGCACGCGCTGAGCGGAAATCTGTGCCGCTGCACGGGCTATCGCCCGATTCGTGACGCGGCTCAGGCGCTCGGGCAACCACCGGCGGCGGACGCGCTGGTCGCCCGGTGCGCGCAGGCGCCCCCCACGCTCTCCTCGCTCGAGCAGGGAGCGTTCCTGCGTCCGGTCACGCTCGAGGCGGCCCTGCGCCTGCTCGCCGAGCGCGACGACCTGACCGTGGTCGCCGGGTCCACCGACCTCGGGGTGGACGTCAACCTCAAGGGTTTCCGGCCCGCGGCCCTGCTCTCGATCGCTCACCTCGACGAGCTGCGCACCTTCTCGGTGTCCGGCGAGGCGGTCGAGATCGGCGCCGCCCTCACCCTGAGCGAGGCCGAACGGCGGCTCGGTGACACGGTTCCGCTGCTGTCGCGGCTCATTCCGCAGTTCGCCTCCCGGCTCATCCGCAACTCGGCGACGTTCGGCGGGAGCCTGGGCACCGCGTCCCCCATCGGTGACCTGGCCCCGGTGCTGCTCGCCCTGGACGCCACCCTCGTGCTGGCCTCGGCGCGGGGCACCCGCGAGGTGCCCGTGCGCGACTACTTCACCGGCTACCGCACCAGCGTGCGATCCCGCGACGAGATCATCGCCGCCCTGCGGATCCCGCTGCCCGCCCCGGCCCACGTGGCCTTCCAGAAGATCGCCAAACGCAAGTTCGACGACATCTCCAGCGTCGCGGTGGCCATCGCGATCGACGTCGAGGGCGGGGTGGTCTCCCGGGCGCGCATCGGTCTCGGCGGGATCGCCGCCACCCCGATCCGGGCGCTGGCCACCGAGGCCACGCTGATCGACCGGCCCTGGAACCGCGAGACCATCGAGGCCGCCGCCCCGGTGCTGGCCGGCGAGGGCACCCCGATGAGTGACCACCGGGCCAGCTCCGCCTACCGCTCGGCCATGCTCGGCGAGGCCCTGCGCCGGTTCGGCGCCGAAGAGATGCTGGAGGTGTCATGA
- a CDS encoding alpha-L-arabinofuranosidase B: protein MRSPHPWLRAALTLAALTLAALTQPGTVGTAAAATTGPCDLYTTGGTPCVAAHSTTRALYGAFNSALYQVKRASDGATTDIRPLAAGGVANAAAQDSFCASTTCLITKIYDQSGRGNHLTQAPPGGFSGPDVNGYDNLAGADAAPVTVGGSRAYGVFVSPGTGYRNNSTNGIATGDQPEGMYAVIDGTHYNAGCCFDYGNAETSSLDTGNGHMEAIYFGNSTAWGSGAGSGPWIMADLENGLFSGQSTGNNAADPTVTHRFTTAVLKGEANHWAIRGGNAQSGALSTYYDGARPTVSGYNPMHKEGAIILGIGGDNSVSAQGTFYEGVMTSGYPTAATENAVQANITAAGYRTTAITGGTKPTVGSTVSLRATTAGATDRYVSHSGATVSLAQVSSASSAAARAQATFTVRNGLAAGECVSFESRDTPGSYLRHSDFQVTLASGAGNALFNQDATFCQQTGKNGQGTTFRSFNYRTRDLRHYNYNAYIASNGGTHTFDAANLWADDVSWVVAAGLG from the coding sequence ATGCGCTCACCACACCCCTGGCTCCGGGCCGCCCTCACCCTCGCCGCTCTCACCCTCGCCGCCCTCACCCAACCGGGCACCGTCGGCACGGCCGCCGCCGCCACCACCGGCCCGTGCGACCTCTACACCACGGGCGGCACCCCGTGCGTGGCCGCGCACAGCACCACCCGGGCCCTCTACGGCGCCTTCAACAGCGCTCTCTACCAGGTGAAACGGGCCTCCGACGGAGCCACCACCGACATCCGCCCGCTGGCCGCCGGGGGCGTCGCCAACGCCGCCGCGCAAGACTCCTTCTGCGCAAGCACCACCTGCCTGATCACGAAGATCTACGACCAGTCCGGACGCGGCAACCACCTCACACAGGCCCCTCCCGGTGGTTTCAGCGGCCCCGACGTCAACGGCTACGACAACCTGGCCGGGGCCGACGCCGCGCCGGTGACCGTCGGCGGGTCCCGGGCCTACGGCGTGTTCGTCTCTCCCGGAACGGGTTACCGCAACAACAGCACCAACGGCATCGCCACCGGCGACCAGCCCGAGGGCATGTACGCGGTGATCGACGGCACGCACTACAACGCCGGCTGCTGCTTCGACTACGGCAACGCGGAGACCAGCAGCCTCGACACCGGCAACGGCCACATGGAGGCCATCTACTTCGGCAACAGCACCGCTTGGGGATCCGGCGCCGGCAGCGGCCCGTGGATCATGGCCGACCTCGAGAACGGCCTGTTCAGCGGACAGTCCACCGGCAACAACGCGGCCGACCCGACCGTCACCCACCGCTTCACCACAGCTGTGCTGAAGGGCGAGGCGAACCACTGGGCGATCCGCGGCGGCAACGCCCAGTCCGGAGCGCTGTCAACGTATTACGACGGCGCCCGGCCCACGGTGTCCGGCTACAACCCCATGCACAAGGAGGGCGCGATCATCCTCGGCATCGGTGGTGACAACAGCGTCAGCGCCCAGGGCACCTTCTACGAGGGCGTCATGACCTCCGGCTACCCCACCGCCGCCACCGAGAACGCGGTGCAGGCCAACATCACCGCCGCCGGCTACCGGACCACCGCCATCACCGGTGGAACCAAACCCACGGTCGGATCGACGGTCTCACTGCGTGCGACCACGGCCGGGGCCACCGACCGCTACGTCTCGCACTCCGGTGCGACCGTGTCGCTGGCCCAGGTGAGCTCGGCGAGCTCGGCGGCGGCCCGGGCCCAGGCGACGTTCACCGTGCGCAACGGCCTGGCTGCCGGTGAGTGCGTGTCGTTCGAGTCCAGGGACACCCCCGGAAGCTACCTGCGGCACTCCGACTTCCAGGTCACGCTGGCCTCCGGCGCCGGCAACGCCCTGTTCAACCAGGACGCCACGTTCTGCCAGCAGACCGGGAAGAACGGTCAGGGCACCACGTTCCGGTCGTTCAACTACCGCACGCGAGACCTGCGGCACTACAACTACAACGCCTATATCGCGAGCAACGGCGGCACGCACACGTTCGACGCTGCGAACCTCTGGGCCGACGACGTGAGCTGGGTGGTCGCCGCCGGACTGGGCTGA
- a CDS encoding putative bifunctional diguanylate cyclase/phosphodiesterase has product MSGSDLPASRTWGPGRLRARGSWSGQRGRPVWQSLAVLTVLPLLAATVMGGVLFDAADRAADRALRAQRLVSAVELLDGARRAVDAEVLPTMLMRVVEDEDLAVAAGFSPARAGALRATQAAVVTQAREATDRAIDAARAGATDPDLKQVVTRALTAVTAARAAADGTGEPLVAVVGGFGRGASGLAAGQRWAGTEAVSAGLGSRSVASLQDLTQLLALSEAASRQLGELFASRVLPAADRLHAQSGWIASWGTYTKLAEQADDFVTEPVRQDWAVYTDDAAVAAFSDLMTRQALSPGTAVLPTGALPALGERSRARDEALAVVLQDAVAEVSDASGDDHAAAERHRRTTLAICLALILLSLANAGLIARWLTASMRSLAVGARQVSLGNLVDVAPRGPRELRTAAHALSAAVAGLRRVQEQARAVVDGNAEEALRQKPLPGPLGDVVHASVEQIVESFRAREALQDELAHQATHDALTGLANRAQILATLSQLLAGEPPARTGVLFIDLDGFKLVNDTHGHAVGDQVLCEVAARLTGALRPADGVGRFGGDEFVVTVEGAHDAAALMELGRRLIGAISFSGPLDVGGTTVRQVRIGASVGVAVSSPGSTADSLLAEADMAAYRAKRLGRGRVEIFDDDLRAEITERAALEVALRAGLEAGELHLHYQPVVDLRTGTVTGYEALARWDRPGVGPVRPDVFIAAAEASSFVCDLGRWVLHEATAQAAGWRGASIAVNVSGRHLTDHRVLDDVRDALSASGLAPALLVVEITETVLTDDPRAREHLRILRAEGVRVAIDDFGTGFTSISALADTPADILKIDRSFIGSDDPGHHQLATLIARAAHTFDLRVVAEGIETGEQLARVRADGCEEAQGYLFSRPLAPEAVERLPAQLISPDVHVPVPRAPEGARRESHA; this is encoded by the coding sequence GTGAGCGGGAGTGACCTGCCCGCCTCCCGGACCTGGGGCCCCGGTCGGCTCCGGGCGAGAGGCTCCTGGTCCGGTCAGCGGGGGCGACCGGTCTGGCAGTCGCTGGCCGTCCTGACCGTGCTGCCCCTGCTCGCCGCCACGGTGATGGGCGGCGTGCTCTTCGACGCCGCGGACCGGGCGGCCGACCGCGCGCTGCGCGCCCAGCGGCTGGTCTCGGCGGTGGAGCTGCTCGACGGGGCCCGGCGCGCGGTGGATGCCGAGGTGCTGCCCACGATGCTCATGCGCGTGGTGGAGGACGAGGACCTCGCCGTCGCGGCCGGTTTCAGCCCGGCCCGCGCCGGTGCGCTGCGCGCGACCCAGGCCGCGGTGGTGACCCAGGCCCGCGAGGCGACCGACCGGGCGATCGACGCGGCCCGGGCCGGGGCCACCGACCCGGACCTGAAGCAGGTCGTGACCCGTGCCCTCACGGCCGTCACGGCGGCCCGGGCGGCGGCCGACGGTACCGGTGAGCCACTCGTGGCGGTCGTCGGCGGCTTCGGGCGGGGCGCCTCCGGGCTGGCCGCCGGCCAGCGCTGGGCGGGCACGGAGGCGGTCTCGGCCGGGCTCGGCTCGCGCAGCGTGGCGTCGTTGCAGGACCTCACCCAGCTGCTGGCACTCAGCGAGGCGGCCAGCCGTCAGCTCGGTGAGCTGTTCGCCTCCCGTGTGCTGCCCGCGGCGGACCGGCTGCACGCGCAGAGCGGATGGATCGCGTCGTGGGGCACCTACACGAAACTGGCCGAGCAGGCCGACGACTTCGTCACCGAGCCGGTGCGCCAGGACTGGGCCGTCTACACCGACGACGCCGCCGTGGCCGCGTTCTCCGACCTGATGACCCGCCAGGCCCTGTCCCCGGGGACGGCGGTGCTGCCGACCGGTGCACTGCCCGCCCTCGGCGAGCGCAGCCGGGCCCGGGACGAGGCGCTGGCGGTGGTGCTGCAGGACGCGGTCGCGGAGGTGTCGGACGCTTCCGGTGACGATCACGCGGCGGCCGAGCGGCACCGCCGCACGACGCTCGCGATCTGCCTGGCCCTGATTCTCCTCTCGCTCGCGAACGCGGGCCTGATCGCCCGCTGGCTCACCGCGTCCATGCGTTCGCTGGCGGTCGGCGCCCGGCAGGTGAGCCTGGGCAACCTGGTCGACGTGGCGCCGCGCGGGCCGCGGGAGCTGCGCACGGCCGCGCACGCGCTGTCGGCGGCGGTGGCGGGGCTGCGGCGGGTGCAGGAGCAGGCCCGGGCGGTCGTGGACGGCAACGCCGAGGAGGCCCTGCGGCAGAAGCCGCTGCCGGGTCCGCTGGGGGACGTGGTGCACGCCTCGGTGGAGCAGATCGTGGAGAGTTTTCGTGCCCGGGAGGCGTTGCAGGACGAGCTCGCGCACCAGGCCACGCACGACGCGCTGACCGGTCTGGCGAACCGGGCGCAGATCCTGGCCACGTTGTCGCAGCTGCTGGCGGGTGAGCCTCCGGCGCGGACCGGGGTGCTGTTCATCGACCTGGACGGGTTCAAGCTGGTCAACGACACCCACGGGCACGCGGTCGGTGACCAGGTGCTGTGCGAGGTCGCGGCCCGGCTGACGGGGGCGTTGCGGCCGGCGGACGGGGTGGGCCGGTTCGGTGGGGACGAGTTCGTGGTCACGGTGGAGGGCGCCCACGACGCGGCGGCTCTGATGGAGCTGGGGCGGCGGCTGATCGGTGCGATCAGTTTCTCGGGGCCGCTGGACGTGGGCGGGACGACGGTGCGGCAGGTGCGGATCGGGGCCAGTGTCGGGGTGGCGGTGTCGTCACCGGGCAGTACCGCCGACAGTCTGCTGGCCGAGGCCGACATGGCTGCCTACCGGGCGAAACGGCTGGGGCGCGGGCGGGTCGAGATCTTCGACGACGACCTGCGGGCCGAGATCACGGAGCGGGCCGCGCTGGAGGTCGCGTTGCGGGCCGGGCTGGAGGCGGGGGAGCTGCACCTGCACTACCAGCCGGTGGTCGACCTGCGCACGGGGACGGTGACCGGTTACGAGGCCCTGGCCCGCTGGGACCGGCCGGGGGTGGGGCCGGTGCGCCCGGACGTGTTCATCGCGGCCGCCGAGGCCTCGAGCTTCGTGTGTGACCTGGGCCGGTGGGTGCTGCACGAGGCCACCGCGCAGGCCGCGGGCTGGCGGGGTGCCTCGATCGCGGTCAACGTGTCGGGCCGTCACCTCACCGATCACCGTGTGCTCGACGACGTGCGCGACGCCCTGAGCGCCAGTGGTCTCGCGCCGGCGCTGCTGGTCGTCGAGATCACCGAGACGGTGCTCACCGACGACCCCCGGGCCCGTGAGCACCTGCGGATCCTGCGGGCCGAGGGGGTGCGGGTGGCGATCGACGACTTCGGCACCGGGTTCACCTCGATCAGTGCGCTGGCCGACACCCCGGCCGACATCCTCAAGATCGACCGCAGTTTCATCGGCTCGGACGACCCGGGGCACCACCAGCTGGCGACGCTGATCGCCCGGGCCGCGCACACGTTCGACCTGCGGGTGGTCGCCGAGGGCATCGAGACCGGCGAGCAGCTGGCCCGGGTGCGCGCGGACGGCTGTGAGGAGGCGCAGGGGTACCTGTTCTCCCGCCCGCTGGCGCCGGAGGCCGTGGAACGCCTTCCGGCGCAGCTCATCTCACCCGATGTGCACGTCCCCGTCCCCCGAGCCCCCGAGGGAGCCCGCCGTGAGTCTCACGCGTAG
- a CDS encoding DUF7455 domain-containing protein yields MTAIAPEMQARTASSAFDEIPALTAADRCDATTTTIRDGSGSANPRVACGAQAYVTALFPSGNSLLFCAHHGHAFEASLVERGAVIRDDSQVLQQNTKPGASA; encoded by the coding sequence GTGACCGCCATCGCTCCCGAGATGCAGGCCCGCACCGCTTCGTCTGCCTTCGACGAGATCCCGGCCCTGACGGCGGCCGACCGCTGCGACGCGACCACGACCACGATCCGTGACGGGTCGGGCAGTGCCAACCCGCGGGTGGCCTGCGGCGCCCAGGCGTACGTGACCGCGCTCTTCCCCAGCGGCAACTCGCTGCTGTTCTGCGCGCACCACGGTCACGCCTTCGAAGCCAGCCTGGTCGAGCGCGGCGCCGTGATCCGCGACGACTCGCAGGTGCTGCAGCAGAACACCAAGCCGGGCGCCTCCGCCTGA
- a CDS encoding ABC transporter substrate-binding protein produces the protein MSLTRRAFVTGGSAALLAGCAAGSRSAGRGSGDRLAFWYWDGALSEPVVGSVLAGLRPRALITATVVPGDFGQRLTTTLSSGHGVPDITGVKGEDMPTFLTLAKYFLDLNELGARDVAGSFVAAKYAQATTPGGKQVGLPIDLGPTALFLRSDLWGQAGLPTSVASLAREMSTWEGWFEAARRLKNRLPGTFAVRNSHDVFGVALSQEPETFLARSGEFTGDGGGVRRAWHLAVRAIAEGLQAGIYADAAFGAALSDGVLTGHLGPAWNGLDIAGAAPGTSGTWRVAACPGGPGNIGGSYLTLPATCRNPDVAFACITAILSPENESRAFTDAAVFPAVTQAYSLPGLTSGQGFYGGQSTIEVFGPAAENLPDVYDAPGNSDIASSYYTELSNVEGGKNPESAWADAVSAGRRTAKALAG, from the coding sequence GTGAGTCTCACGCGTAGAGCGTTCGTGACCGGAGGGTCGGCCGCCCTGCTGGCAGGGTGTGCGGCCGGGAGCCGTTCGGCCGGGCGTGGCTCCGGCGACCGGCTGGCGTTCTGGTACTGGGACGGCGCGCTGTCGGAGCCGGTGGTCGGCAGTGTGCTGGCGGGGCTGCGGCCGAGGGCGCTGATCACGGCCACGGTGGTGCCCGGTGACTTCGGCCAGCGCCTGACCACGACGCTGTCGTCGGGCCACGGGGTGCCCGACATCACCGGGGTCAAGGGGGAGGACATGCCCACGTTCCTGACCCTGGCCAAGTACTTCCTCGACCTGAACGAGCTGGGGGCGCGGGACGTCGCGGGCTCGTTCGTGGCGGCCAAGTACGCCCAGGCGACCACGCCCGGGGGCAAGCAGGTCGGGCTGCCCATCGACCTCGGCCCGACCGCGCTGTTCCTGCGCTCGGACCTGTGGGGGCAGGCCGGGCTGCCGACGTCGGTGGCGTCGCTCGCCCGTGAGATGTCCACCTGGGAGGGCTGGTTCGAGGCCGCGCGCCGGCTGAAGAACCGGCTGCCGGGCACGTTCGCGGTGCGGAACTCGCACGACGTGTTCGGGGTCGCGCTGTCGCAGGAGCCGGAGACGTTCCTGGCCCGCTCGGGTGAGTTCACCGGTGACGGCGGCGGGGTGCGCCGGGCCTGGCACCTGGCCGTGCGGGCGATCGCCGAGGGGCTGCAGGCGGGCATCTACGCGGACGCGGCGTTCGGCGCGGCGCTGAGCGACGGGGTGCTCACCGGTCATCTGGGGCCGGCCTGGAACGGCCTGGACATCGCCGGCGCGGCCCCCGGGACGTCCGGGACGTGGCGTGTGGCAGCGTGTCCCGGCGGGCCGGGCAACATCGGCGGCTCGTACCTGACGCTGCCCGCGACGTGCCGCAACCCGGACGTGGCGTTCGCGTGCATCACGGCGATCCTGTCGCCGGAGAACGAGAGCCGGGCCTTCACCGACGCCGCGGTCTTCCCGGCCGTGACCCAGGCCTACTCGCTGCCCGGGCTGACGTCGGGGCAGGGCTTCTACGGCGGGCAGTCGACGATCGAGGTCTTCGGGCCCGCCGCCGAGAACCTGCCCGACGTGTACGACGCGCCCGGCAACTCCGACATCGCCTCCTCGTACTACACCGAGCTGTCGAACGTCGAGGGCGGCAAGAACCCGGAATCGGCCTGGGCGGACGCGGTCTCGGCCGGTCGGCGGACCGCGAAGGCGCTCGCGGGGTAG
- a CDS encoding aldo/keto reductase, whose protein sequence is MKLTLNNGVTMPALGLGVYQSAPAETADAVRTALQTGYRHIDTAAAYGNERQVGEGIRASGVDRSEIFVETKIWVSDYGFDATLHGFDKAVGKLGIEQLDLLILHQPATDRFEATVDAYRALERLLAEGKVRAIGVSNFRPPHLEDLMARTEIVPAVNQVELHPYFVQPALQKMHASLGIVTQAWSPIGGITFYPGWAPDRVNVMEDPALTTIAGRHGKSVAQVMLRWHLQQGRSAIPKSVNPGRIAENFAVFDFELTDAELEAIDALDRDKRNGPDPDVPRAEMFDRVIPEA, encoded by the coding sequence ATGAAGCTCACTCTGAACAACGGTGTGACGATGCCGGCCCTCGGCCTGGGCGTGTACCAGAGCGCCCCGGCCGAGACCGCCGACGCGGTGCGCACCGCCCTGCAGACCGGCTACCGGCACATCGACACGGCCGCCGCCTACGGCAACGAGCGGCAGGTCGGCGAGGGCATCCGCGCCTCCGGGGTCGACCGGTCGGAGATCTTCGTCGAGACCAAGATCTGGGTCAGCGACTACGGATTCGACGCCACGCTGCACGGCTTCGACAAGGCCGTGGGCAAGCTCGGGATCGAGCAGCTCGACCTGCTGATCCTGCACCAGCCCGCCACCGACCGGTTCGAGGCGACGGTGGACGCCTACCGGGCCCTGGAGCGCCTGCTCGCCGAGGGGAAGGTGCGCGCGATCGGCGTCAGCAACTTCCGGCCCCCGCACCTGGAGGACCTGATGGCCCGCACCGAGATCGTGCCGGCCGTGAACCAGGTCGAGCTGCACCCGTACTTCGTGCAGCCCGCGCTGCAGAAGATGCACGCGTCGCTGGGGATCGTGACGCAGGCCTGGTCACCGATCGGCGGGATCACGTTCTACCCGGGCTGGGCGCCAGACCGGGTCAACGTCATGGAAGACCCGGCGCTGACCACGATCGCCGGGCGCCACGGCAAGTCGGTGGCGCAGGTCATGCTGCGCTGGCACCTGCAGCAGGGCCGCTCGGCGATCCCGAAGTCGGTCAACCCGGGCCGGATCGCCGAGAACTTCGCGGTCTTCGACTTCGAGCTGACGGACGCGGAACTGGAAGCGATCGACGCCCTCGACCGCGACAAGCGCAACGGGCCCGACCCGGACGTGCCGCGGGCGGAGATGTTCGACCGGGTGATCCCCGAGGCCTAG
- a CDS encoding TolB family protein, with protein MNRELRPGQTARIRVWDRASGLLREVFEATDRLYEAPNWTPDGRLLVNGDGRLWLLPADGTGRPQEIETPGLPDVNNDHVLSPDGATVYASCDDRHIWRVPVAGGAAERVTKDDGGMHFLHGVSPDGSRLGYVRLVPEGDNWWASATIHTVGTDGEDDRAVTTHPGPADGCEWTPDGEWILFNTEQFTPGQAQLARIRPDGTGLEQLTSDERVNWFPHVAPTGDVVAYLSYPPGTTGHPADLPVELRLVEVGAWGRPATLVKLHGGQGTINVPSWAPDGSAFAFVEYPLGS; from the coding sequence CTGAACCGGGAGCTGCGGCCGGGGCAGACCGCGCGGATCCGGGTCTGGGACCGCGCTTCCGGCCTGCTGAGAGAGGTTTTCGAGGCCACCGACCGCCTGTACGAGGCCCCGAACTGGACCCCGGACGGCCGGCTGCTGGTGAACGGTGACGGCAGGCTCTGGCTGCTGCCCGCCGACGGCACCGGGCGGCCCCAGGAGATCGAGACCCCCGGCCTGCCCGACGTCAACAACGACCACGTCCTGAGCCCCGACGGCGCAACGGTTTACGCCTCGTGCGACGACCGGCACATCTGGCGGGTGCCGGTCGCGGGTGGGGCGGCCGAGCGGGTCACGAAAGACGACGGTGGGATGCACTTCCTGCACGGGGTCAGCCCGGACGGCTCCCGCCTGGGTTACGTGCGCCTGGTTCCCGAGGGGGACAACTGGTGGGCCTCGGCCACGATCCACACCGTCGGCACCGACGGCGAGGACGACCGCGCGGTCACCACCCACCCGGGCCCGGCCGACGGGTGCGAGTGGACACCCGACGGCGAGTGGATCCTGTTCAACACCGAGCAGTTCACCCCGGGGCAGGCCCAGCTGGCCCGGATCCGGCCCGACGGGACGGGTCTCGAGCAGCTCACCTCCGACGAGCGGGTCAACTGGTTCCCGCACGTCGCGCCCACCGGTGACGTGGTGGCCTACCTCAGCTACCCACCCGGCACGACCGGTCACCCGGCCGACCTGCCGGTGGAACTGCGGCTGGTCGAGGTGGGGGCGTGGGGCCGGCCGGCCACGCTGGTGAAGCTGCACGGTGGCCAGGGCACGATCAACGTCCCCAGCTGGGCGCCCGACGGATCGGCGTTCGCGTTCGTGGAGTACCCGCTCGGCTCCTGA